From Marinobacterium sp. LSUCC0821, a single genomic window includes:
- the secF gene encoding protein translocase subunit SecF, which yields MSADGKIYNFMGLRKVLAAISIALMLASVASLAVNGLRFGLDFTGGSLVEVGYQESANLGQIREQLVKAGYLDAVVQTFGSSTDVLIRLGETHDPKLGDKIVEALKVDGAELELRRNEYVGAQVGEELREQGGLGMLLALGMIMIYLAFRFQFKFSLGAVLALVHDVTIVLGFFSIMQLDFDLTVLAAVLAVIGYSLNDTIVVYDRIRENFRIMRTDNTVEVMNSSLSQTLSRTIVTSLTTALVLVALLVFGGETIRGFSIALLAGIVIGTYSSIYVAANLLLALNVSRDDLIPPPKENVEIDEMP from the coding sequence ATGTCTGCAGATGGCAAAATCTACAATTTCATGGGCCTTCGTAAGGTCCTAGCTGCAATCTCAATTGCTTTGATGCTCGCTTCAGTAGCTTCGTTAGCAGTTAACGGTCTGCGCTTTGGTTTGGACTTTACTGGCGGTAGCTTGGTGGAAGTGGGTTACCAAGAGTCAGCTAATTTGGGTCAAATTCGTGAGCAGCTAGTAAAAGCCGGCTACCTTGATGCTGTGGTACAGACCTTTGGTTCAAGTACTGATGTATTGATTCGATTAGGTGAAACCCACGACCCGAAATTGGGCGATAAGATCGTTGAAGCATTGAAAGTTGATGGAGCAGAGCTTGAGCTGCGTCGTAACGAATATGTGGGTGCCCAAGTGGGTGAAGAGCTTCGTGAGCAGGGTGGTCTAGGCATGCTGTTGGCGTTGGGTATGATCATGATCTACCTTGCGTTCCGCTTCCAGTTCAAGTTCTCGCTTGGTGCGGTGCTGGCGCTTGTTCATGACGTGACAATTGTCCTTGGCTTCTTCTCGATCATGCAGCTTGACTTCGATCTGACTGTATTGGCTGCCGTGTTAGCAGTGATAGGTTACTCGTTGAACGATACCATCGTTGTCTATGACCGTATTCGTGAAAATTTCCGAATCATGCGTACCGATAACACGGTTGAGGTGATGAACTCTTCGCTATCGCAAACGCTCAGTCGTACGATTGTGACTTCGTTAACAACTGCGTTGGTTTTGGTTGCATTGTTGGTGTTTGGTGGCGAGACAATTCGTGGTTTCTCTATCGCACTGCTTGCCGGTATTGTGATTGGTACTTACTCATCCATCTATGTTGCGGCTAACTTGTTGTTGGCGCTCAACGTTTCTCGTGATGATTTGATACCGCCACCGAAAGAGAACGTCGAAATCGACGAGATGCCTTAA
- a CDS encoding 50S ribosomal protein L25/general stress protein Ctc — MSKYTMIVTAREDQGKGASRRLRREGLVPAIVYGSTTPLSVSLSANELNKALQDDAFYSSPINLELDGKNNVVILKDLQRHPSKPVILHADFQRISDKQRIKIRVPLQFINFEKSAAAKASAKFAAESAVVEVTCLAKDLPEFVTCDLSQIQSGQIAHLSDIDLPKGVEIVALRRGEDHDQGIGYCYSPRGAKTAG; from the coding sequence ATGTCTAAATACACAATGATCGTTACCGCACGTGAAGACCAGGGGAAAGGTGCGAGCCGCCGCCTGCGTCGTGAAGGTCTAGTACCAGCAATCGTTTACGGTTCAACTACACCACTAAGCGTAAGCCTAAGCGCTAACGAACTAAACAAAGCTCTGCAGGATGATGCGTTCTACTCATCTCCAATCAATCTTGAGCTAGATGGTAAGAATAACGTTGTTATCCTTAAGGATCTTCAGCGCCACCCATCTAAGCCAGTGATTCTTCACGCAGACTTCCAGCGCATCAGCGATAAGCAGCGCATCAAGATCCGCGTTCCACTACAGTTCATCAACTTCGAAAAATCAGCTGCTGCTAAAGCATCTGCTAAATTCGCAGCTGAATCTGCTGTAGTAGAAGTAACATGTCTTGCTAAAGACCTACCTGAGTTCGTTACTTGTGACCTATCTCAGATCCAGTCTGGCCAGATCGCTCACTTGTCAGATATCGATCTGCCAAAAGGTGTTGAGATCGTTGCTCTACGTCGCGGTGAAGACCACGACCAGGGTATCGGCTACTGTTACTCGCCACGCGGCGCTAAAACAGCGGGCTAA
- the rnr gene encoding ribonuclease R: MAKYWQDNDPNATEEAGKYERPVPSREYIADFLRRWGAPISHPHLCAELKITHPDDIEAIRRRLGAMCRDGQLISDRRNNYGLIDKMDLIPGRVIGHRDGFGFVKPDAGGDDLFINARQMKEYFDGDRVLVQKVGEDHRGRPEGKVIELLERTLKKVVGRFDGQNGFGSLIPENQRITSQIMVMPDPDKALKYEDGQLIVVELVQQPTKRQPARAKVVEVLGDHLAPGMEIKVAIHNHDIPNEWSDAIHQEIGDLTPEVREEDKLNRVDLRDLPFVTIDGEDARDFDDAVYAEKKRLGGWRLWVAIADVSYYVRPGSALDKEALNRGNSVYFPEFVVPMLPELLSNGLCSLNPQVDRLAMVCQLNIKRDGSIGDAEFFEAVINSKARLTYTKVGAMLSIEDSREAELFRDQYKEVLPHLKTLHGLYNRLREARDDRGAIDFETTETRILFSEERKIQAIVPIQRNDAHKLIEECMLAANVATAKFLAKRKKPAIYRVHEGPKEQRLTNLRAYLGELGLNLPGGDTPDPKDYLKLATMIENRPDRHLIQTMMLRSMQQAIYTPENHGHFGLAYGEYTHFTSPIRRYPDLLVHRLIRSAIHEDKKVKGVVRPDKFKQNPAFAVNYSAEQMLHFGEHCSMTERRADEATRDVVSWLKCEYMQGQIGEEFKGVISAVTGFGVFVELDDLFVDGLVHITSLPRDYYQFEAGKQRLVGERTRRVFKLGDRLEVRVISVDLDERKIDFELTDSESSKPTKKPSVRERLAMGLFENKPSGGKADDRNGPAKKSGVRRTISSGKKSSVKAVSLAGKNRSKSSSKKRK, translated from the coding sequence ATGGCTAAGTATTGGCAAGATAATGATCCTAACGCGACAGAAGAGGCGGGTAAGTACGAACGCCCAGTGCCTAGTCGTGAATATATTGCTGATTTCTTGCGTCGTTGGGGCGCGCCAATTAGCCATCCACATCTCTGTGCAGAGTTAAAAATCACCCATCCGGATGATATTGAAGCGATTCGTCGACGCTTAGGGGCTATGTGTCGTGATGGTCAGCTAATTTCCGATCGCCGCAATAACTATGGCTTGATCGATAAGATGGATCTGATTCCTGGTCGCGTTATTGGTCACAGAGATGGATTTGGTTTTGTGAAGCCTGATGCCGGTGGTGATGACCTGTTTATCAACGCTCGTCAGATGAAGGAGTACTTCGATGGAGATCGGGTGCTTGTTCAAAAGGTGGGTGAGGATCATCGAGGCCGGCCTGAAGGTAAGGTGATTGAGCTTCTAGAGCGCACATTGAAGAAGGTTGTAGGGCGTTTTGATGGCCAAAATGGCTTTGGCTCACTCATTCCTGAAAATCAGCGTATCACCAGTCAGATTATGGTGATGCCGGATCCCGACAAAGCGCTTAAGTATGAAGATGGTCAACTGATCGTTGTTGAATTAGTACAACAACCGACTAAGCGACAGCCTGCGCGTGCTAAGGTAGTTGAAGTCCTAGGCGACCATTTGGCGCCTGGAATGGAGATCAAAGTAGCGATCCACAATCACGATATTCCGAACGAGTGGAGTGATGCGATTCATCAAGAGATTGGTGATCTTACCCCTGAGGTGCGTGAAGAGGATAAACTCAATCGTGTCGATCTGCGTGATCTTCCGTTCGTGACTATTGATGGTGAAGATGCGCGTGATTTTGACGATGCGGTCTATGCTGAAAAGAAACGTCTCGGCGGCTGGCGCTTGTGGGTCGCAATTGCAGACGTCTCCTACTATGTGCGACCGGGTTCAGCGTTGGATAAGGAGGCTCTGAATCGAGGTAACTCGGTCTACTTCCCAGAGTTTGTTGTACCGATGCTGCCTGAGCTGCTCTCCAACGGTTTGTGTTCATTGAACCCGCAGGTCGATCGCCTTGCGATGGTGTGTCAGTTGAACATTAAGCGTGATGGTTCGATTGGCGATGCCGAGTTTTTTGAGGCGGTTATCAACTCCAAAGCGCGTCTTACCTATACCAAGGTTGGGGCGATGTTGAGCATCGAAGATTCACGTGAAGCAGAACTATTCCGTGATCAGTACAAAGAGGTCTTGCCACACCTTAAAACCCTACATGGACTCTACAATCGTTTACGTGAAGCGCGTGATGATCGTGGTGCAATCGACTTTGAGACAACTGAGACGCGCATCCTATTCAGTGAAGAGCGCAAGATTCAGGCAATCGTTCCTATCCAACGTAACGACGCTCATAAGCTAATTGAGGAGTGTATGTTGGCGGCGAACGTTGCTACCGCTAAGTTCCTAGCGAAGCGTAAGAAGCCGGCGATTTATCGTGTTCACGAGGGGCCTAAAGAGCAGCGTCTCACAAACCTACGTGCATACTTGGGTGAGTTGGGTCTTAACCTACCTGGTGGCGATACCCCAGACCCTAAGGACTACCTGAAACTCGCGACGATGATCGAAAATCGTCCAGATCGTCATCTAATTCAGACGATGATGTTGCGCTCTATGCAGCAGGCTATCTATACACCGGAAAACCATGGTCACTTTGGCCTCGCATATGGGGAATATACGCACTTCACATCGCCTATCCGCCGCTACCCAGATCTATTGGTACACCGTCTTATTCGCTCTGCAATACATGAGGATAAGAAGGTTAAGGGTGTGGTAAGGCCTGATAAATTTAAGCAAAACCCTGCCTTTGCCGTGAACTACAGTGCTGAACAGATGCTCCATTTTGGCGAGCACTGTTCAATGACCGAGCGCCGAGCTGATGAAGCGACTCGAGACGTTGTCTCTTGGCTCAAGTGTGAATACATGCAAGGGCAGATTGGCGAAGAGTTTAAAGGCGTTATCTCCGCAGTTACTGGCTTTGGTGTCTTTGTTGAGTTGGATGATCTGTTTGTTGATGGTCTGGTTCATATCACTTCATTGCCCCGTGATTACTACCAATTTGAGGCGGGTAAACAGCGTCTAGTGGGCGAAAGAACGCGTCGTGTCTTTAAACTGGGCGATCGTCTTGAGGTGCGTGTTATTAGCGTCGACCTAGACGAGAGAAAGATCGACTTTGAATTGACTGATTCAGAGAGCAGTAAGCCAACCAAGAAACCATCAGTTCGAGAGCGCCTAGCAATGGGGTTGTTTGAGAACAAACCTAGTGGCGGCAAGGCTGATGATAGAAATGGTCCGGCTAAAAAATCTGGAGTACGCCGTACCATCTCTTCTGGCAAGAAAAGTTCAGTTAAAGCGGTGAGTTTAGCAGGCAAAAACCGCTCAAAGTCATCGAGTAAGAAGCGTAAATAA
- the yajC gene encoding preprotein translocase subunit YajC — MSFFITPAYAEGSAAGALDPGMFNLVFLLGFGLIFYFFMWRPQAKRQKEHKNLIGGLAKGDEVITAGGIIGKVVRLTDDYVALEVADGVEMKFQKSHVAAELPKGTIKGI, encoded by the coding sequence ATGAGCTTCTTTATTACCCCTGCTTACGCTGAAGGTTCTGCTGCTGGTGCATTGGATCCTGGTATGTTTAACCTTGTGTTCCTGCTTGGTTTCGGTCTTATCTTCTACTTCTTCATGTGGCGCCCACAGGCTAAACGCCAGAAAGAGCACAAGAATCTAATTGGTGGTCTTGCGAAAGGTGATGAAGTGATCACTGCAGGTGGCATCATCGGTAAAGTTGTTCGTCTAACTGATGATTACGTTGCACTTGAAGTTGCTGACGGTGTTGAGATGAAGTTCCAGAAATCTCACGTTGCTGCTGAACTACCAAAAGGTACTATCAAAGGTATCTAA
- the secD gene encoding protein translocase subunit SecD produces MLNRFPLWKTLLVIITLAVSTLYALPNLYPDDFAVQISGTRQEVKVDNRTIDRITRALDESKISYKAAEAADGAGLIRFVDGEAQLVGREVIGRTLGETYTVALNLAPTTPDWLTSIGAGPMKLGLDLRGGVHFLLEVDMVTAVSQRLEVYVSDIKGNLRSERMRYRQVETMGDGTLAVRFADVETRDSAATMLKGKFPEFMITNLDEANYSSLKINLSEQTLREIEDYAIKQNLTTLRNRVNELGVAEPLVQRQGRNRIVVQLPGIQDAAAAKRIIGKTANLEFRLEAKPDASRATTETYPFRSEEGRTAVLERDVIITGSSVANAQSNFDENGQPQVSISLDSKGGQLMSRVTRDAIQRRMAVLFVEHKARTVMETVDGAQVAKRIPYVEKKIISLATIQSTLGNSFRITGLDSAQESSELALLLRAGALAAPIYFVEERTVGPSMGAENIELGMISVQIGFAVVMLFMLAYYRVFGLIANIALGFNLVILVAVMSILSATLTLPGIAGIVLTVGMAVDANVLIFERIKEELKNGMPVQSAINAGFGRAFTTILDANITTLLAGVILFAMGTGPVKGFAITLSVGIVTSMFTAILVTRLMVNLVYGGKQLKTIKL; encoded by the coding sequence ATGCTCAATCGCTTCCCGCTTTGGAAGACGTTGTTAGTCATTATTACGTTGGCCGTTTCAACGTTATATGCACTTCCAAATCTCTACCCTGATGACTTTGCTGTTCAGATCTCTGGTACACGCCAAGAGGTAAAAGTCGATAACCGAACTATTGATCGCATAACGCGTGCTCTAGATGAGAGTAAGATCTCTTATAAAGCGGCAGAAGCGGCTGACGGCGCAGGTCTGATTCGATTTGTTGATGGTGAAGCTCAGTTAGTTGGCCGTGAAGTAATTGGTCGCACTCTTGGCGAAACATACACTGTAGCTCTAAACCTCGCGCCAACGACGCCTGACTGGTTAACATCAATCGGTGCCGGCCCAATGAAGCTAGGTCTAGATCTTCGCGGTGGTGTCCACTTCTTGCTTGAAGTTGATATGGTGACCGCCGTTTCGCAGCGTCTAGAGGTTTACGTTAGTGACATCAAAGGCAACCTGCGTTCTGAGCGTATGCGCTACCGTCAGGTAGAGACAATGGGTGACGGCACACTTGCTGTTCGTTTCGCTGATGTGGAAACGCGTGATAGTGCCGCGACGATGCTGAAAGGCAAGTTCCCTGAATTTATGATCACCAATCTTGATGAGGCTAACTACTCAAGCTTGAAGATCAATCTTAGTGAGCAGACGCTTCGCGAGATCGAAGACTACGCGATCAAACAGAACCTCACGACCCTGCGTAACCGTGTGAATGAGCTGGGTGTTGCCGAGCCTTTAGTGCAGCGCCAAGGTCGTAACCGTATTGTTGTACAGTTGCCTGGTATTCAAGACGCTGCTGCCGCTAAACGTATTATCGGTAAAACTGCTAACCTTGAATTCCGCCTAGAAGCTAAGCCTGATGCATCTCGCGCGACAACTGAAACCTACCCATTCCGCAGTGAAGAGGGACGTACCGCAGTCCTTGAGCGTGACGTGATCATCACAGGTTCGAGCGTGGCAAATGCACAATCTAACTTTGATGAAAACGGCCAGCCACAGGTGTCGATCAGTCTCGACTCTAAGGGTGGTCAGTTGATGAGTCGTGTGACGCGTGATGCGATTCAGCGTCGCATGGCCGTTCTATTCGTTGAGCACAAAGCGCGCACTGTGATGGAAACTGTCGATGGTGCACAGGTCGCTAAACGAATCCCTTACGTTGAGAAGAAGATCATCTCTCTTGCTACCATACAGAGCACTCTAGGCAACAGTTTCCGAATTACCGGTTTGGATAGTGCGCAAGAGTCTTCAGAGCTTGCTCTCCTATTGCGTGCTGGTGCATTGGCAGCTCCAATCTACTTTGTAGAGGAGCGTACAGTTGGTCCAAGCATGGGTGCCGAGAACATTGAGCTGGGTATGATCTCTGTTCAAATCGGTTTCGCTGTCGTGATGCTGTTTATGTTGGCGTACTACCGTGTATTCGGTTTGATTGCCAACATCGCTCTTGGATTTAACCTGGTTATACTAGTCGCTGTAATGTCGATCCTTTCGGCAACTCTAACACTGCCTGGTATTGCAGGTATTGTTTTGACCGTAGGTATGGCGGTGGATGCCAACGTTCTGATCTTTGAACGAATCAAAGAGGAACTGAAAAACGGTATGCCGGTTCAATCGGCAATCAATGCCGGTTTCGGACGTGCATTCACAACTATTCTTGATGCCAACATCACTACCCTATTGGCGGGTGTGATTCTATTTGCGATGGGTACAGGGCCTGTTAAAGGTTTCGCTATCACGCTATCTGTCGGCATTGTTACTTCAATGTTTACCGCAATCCTAGTGACTCGCCTGATGGTGAATCTAGTGTACGGCGGCAAGCAACTTAAAACGATTAAGCTGTAA
- the tgt gene encoding tRNA guanosine(34) transglycosylase Tgt: MKFETITSEGKARRGRLSFPRGEIETPAFMPVGTYGTVKGMLPRDVEATGAQILLGNTFHLMLRPGTDIVELHGDLHDFMDWQKPILTDSGGFQVFSLGKMRKITEEGVSFQSPVDGSKVFLSPEVSMEVQRKLGSDIVMIFDECTPYPATEKEAADSMRMSMRWAKRSKDAHGDSPSALFGIVQGGMYEHLRDESLEGLTEIGFDGYAIGGLSVGEPKDEMIKILDHLAYKMPEDKPRYLMGVGKPEDLVEGVRRGVDMFDCVMPTRNARNCFLFTRTGVVKIRNSANKTDIGPVDPECNCYTCKNFSRAYLHHLDKCGEILGSQLNTIHNLHYYQDLMAGLRSALEQGKLSAFVDEFYRLRGQETPPLADNTNP, encoded by the coding sequence ATGAAGTTTGAGACGATCACTAGCGAAGGTAAAGCGCGCCGTGGTCGTTTGAGTTTTCCGCGTGGTGAGATTGAGACTCCCGCGTTTATGCCAGTAGGCACCTACGGTACAGTTAAGGGTATGCTTCCGCGTGATGTTGAGGCGACAGGTGCGCAGATTTTGTTAGGTAACACCTTTCACCTGATGTTGCGTCCGGGTACTGATATTGTTGAGCTACATGGTGATCTGCATGACTTTATGGATTGGCAGAAACCTATCCTTACAGACTCTGGTGGCTTTCAGGTGTTTAGCCTTGGCAAGATGCGCAAAATTACAGAAGAGGGTGTCTCTTTCCAGTCTCCAGTTGATGGCTCGAAAGTTTTTCTAAGCCCTGAAGTCTCAATGGAAGTGCAGCGTAAGCTGGGTTCAGACATTGTCATGATCTTTGATGAGTGCACTCCTTATCCTGCGACGGAAAAGGAAGCTGCTGACTCAATGCGCATGTCGATGCGTTGGGCGAAGCGATCTAAAGATGCGCATGGCGATAGTCCATCAGCACTCTTCGGGATTGTTCAAGGTGGTATGTATGAGCATCTTCGCGACGAGTCACTTGAGGGGCTGACTGAGATCGGCTTTGATGGATATGCCATTGGTGGTCTATCAGTTGGTGAACCAAAAGATGAGATGATCAAAATTCTGGATCATCTTGCCTACAAGATGCCAGAAGATAAGCCGCGTTACCTGATGGGTGTCGGCAAGCCAGAAGATCTTGTTGAAGGTGTGCGTCGCGGTGTCGATATGTTCGACTGCGTCATGCCGACTCGCAATGCGCGTAACTGCTTCCTGTTTACGCGAACAGGGGTTGTTAAGATACGAAATTCTGCAAATAAAACGGATATAGGGCCGGTGGATCCAGAGTGTAATTGCTACACCTGTAAGAACTTTAGCCGTGCCTATCTGCACCACCTAGATAAGTGTGGTGAGATCCTTGGGTCGCAATTAAATACGATTCACAATTTACATTATTACCAAGACTTAATGGCCGGTTTGCGAAGCGCCCTTGAACAAGGTAAATTGAGCGCCTTTGTTGATGAGTTCTATCGTCTGCGTGGGCAAGAAACACCGCCGCTGGCTGATAATACAAACCCTTAA
- the ychF gene encoding redox-regulated ATPase YchF, giving the protein MGFKCGIVGLPNVGKSTLFNALTKAGIDAENFPFCTIEPNSGIVPMPDPRLDALAEIVKPERILPTTMEFVDIAGLVAGASRGEGLGNKFLANIRETDAIAHVVRCFEDDNVIHVANRIHPIEDIETINLELALADLESCEKQLQRVQRTAKGGDKESVKQRDLLEKLIPHLSEGQPVRGLDLSEDEQKTAKGFHLLTTKPTMYIANVSEDGFENNPHLDAVREFAAKENAEVVAICNKLESEISELDDDEKLEFLQEMGMSEAGLDRVIRAGYSLLGLQTYFTAGVKEVRAWTIKIGATAPNAAGVIHTDFEKGFIRAETISYDDFIAFKGEKGAKEAGKARLEGKEYIVKDGDVIHFRFNV; this is encoded by the coding sequence ATGGGTTTCAAATGTGGCATTGTTGGTCTTCCCAACGTCGGCAAATCAACGCTTTTCAACGCTCTGACAAAAGCAGGCATTGATGCAGAGAACTTCCCTTTCTGTACTATTGAGCCAAACTCAGGGATCGTTCCAATGCCCGACCCTCGCCTAGATGCTCTTGCCGAGATTGTTAAGCCAGAACGCATTCTACCAACGACCATGGAGTTCGTGGACATTGCTGGTCTTGTAGCAGGCGCATCTCGTGGTGAAGGCCTTGGCAACAAGTTCCTCGCTAACATCCGTGAAACCGACGCAATTGCACACGTAGTTCGTTGTTTTGAAGATGATAACGTCATCCACGTCGCTAACCGCATCCACCCAATTGAAGATATCGAGACTATCAACCTAGAGCTTGCCCTGGCGGATCTTGAGTCTTGTGAGAAACAACTTCAGCGTGTCCAGCGTACAGCTAAAGGCGGCGATAAAGAGTCTGTTAAACAGCGTGATCTACTTGAAAAACTAATCCCTCATCTGTCAGAGGGACAACCAGTTCGCGGGCTTGATCTGTCTGAAGATGAGCAGAAAACTGCTAAAGGCTTTCACCTGCTAACCACTAAACCAACGATGTACATCGCAAACGTCTCTGAAGATGGTTTCGAGAACAACCCACACCTTGACGCTGTTCGCGAGTTCGCAGCTAAAGAGAACGCAGAAGTGGTGGCGATCTGTAACAAGCTAGAGTCTGAAATTTCTGAGCTTGATGACGATGAAAAACTCGAATTCCTTCAAGAGATGGGCATGTCAGAAGCGGGTCTTGACCGTGTAATTCGTGCCGGCTATTCACTACTGGGCCTACAGACCTACTTCACTGCAGGTGTTAAAGAGGTTCGCGCTTGGACGATCAAGATCGGCGCAACCGCACCAAATGCGGCAGGCGTGATCCACACCGATTTCGAGAAGGGCTTCATTCGTGCCGAGACAATTAGCTACGATGACTTCATCGCATTCAAGGGTGAGAAAGGTGCAAAAGAGGCGGGTAAAGCGCGCCTAGAGGGCAAGGAGTACATCGTTAAAGATGGCGATGTAATCCACTTCCGTTTCAACGTGTAA
- the pth gene encoding aminoacyl-tRNA hydrolase, with protein sequence MDRISLIVGLGNPGAEYDQTRHNAGAEFVEQLAAQHNSPLSPNKNYFGLYSKVIIDGHPVHLLVPTTFMNRSGKAVAALANFFKIPVESILVAHDELDLPPGVARLKKGGGHGGHNGLRDIISQMGNNKDFYRLRVGIGHPGNASLVAGFVLKKAPGAERDRTQQAIEESLRYLPTVLSGDLAKAMNNLHSFNASA encoded by the coding sequence ATGGATCGTATCAGCCTCATAGTCGGCCTGGGTAACCCTGGCGCAGAGTATGACCAGACACGACACAATGCCGGTGCTGAGTTTGTTGAGCAGCTTGCTGCTCAACACAACTCACCACTCTCGCCCAACAAGAACTATTTTGGGCTCTATAGCAAAGTCATAATTGATGGTCATCCTGTACATCTCCTTGTACCCACCACCTTTATGAACCGCTCCGGCAAAGCCGTTGCAGCGCTTGCTAACTTCTTTAAGATTCCAGTGGAATCCATTTTGGTTGCTCACGATGAGCTCGACCTACCACCCGGTGTTGCTCGCTTGAAAAAGGGCGGAGGCCATGGTGGTCATAATGGACTTCGCGACATTATTTCCCAGATGGGTAATAACAAAGATTTCTACCGCCTGAGAGTTGGCATAGGCCATCCAGGAAACGCCTCTTTGGTTGCGGGTTTCGTTCTTAAAAAAGCACCTGGTGCAGAGCGTGATAGAACCCAACAGGCGATTGAGGAGTCGCTCCGCTATCTTCCTACCGTACTTTCAGGGGATTTAGCCAAAGCGATGAATAACTTACATAGCTTTAACGCTTCAGCATAA
- the serB gene encoding phosphoserine phosphatase SerB: MNELILLTLSGSDKPGVTAGITSILSKYSVDVLDIGQAVIHDTLSLGLLIKVPASAESSPMLRDLLFKAHELNMVPRFEPITIEEYERWVEGQGKSRHIITLLARRISAEHIARVTDIAAAHGLNIDNISRLSGRVSVDEESNESAKACVEFSVRDMQADESDVRTALLTLASELGVDIAFQRDDIYRRNRRLVVFDMDSTLIEAEVIDELAKEAGVGEQVSEITESAMRGEIDFNESFKRRVALLKGLDESVLERVAARLKMTEGAERLVSQLKRTGYKTAILSGGFTYFAKYLQSRLGFDYIYANELDIQDGKVTGEVVGTVVNGERKAELLRDIAQREGLCLEQTIAVGDGANDLPMLSIAGLGIAFRAKPLVRENAKQSISTLGLDGILYLIGFRDRDV, from the coding sequence ATGAATGAACTCATTCTGCTCACACTTTCAGGATCAGACAAGCCGGGCGTGACCGCAGGTATAACGAGCATCCTCTCAAAATACAGTGTGGATGTGCTCGATATTGGCCAGGCGGTTATTCACGACACTCTATCCTTAGGTCTGCTAATAAAAGTCCCAGCATCGGCTGAATCCTCGCCGATGTTACGTGATCTTCTGTTCAAGGCGCATGAGCTCAATATGGTGCCGCGCTTCGAACCCATCACAATTGAAGAGTATGAACGTTGGGTAGAGGGGCAGGGTAAGTCACGTCATATCATTACCTTACTAGCGCGTCGCATTAGCGCTGAGCATATCGCTCGAGTGACAGATATTGCTGCTGCACACGGTCTGAATATCGATAACATCTCGCGACTTTCTGGCCGCGTCTCTGTCGATGAAGAGAGTAATGAGAGCGCTAAAGCCTGTGTTGAATTCTCTGTGCGAGATATGCAGGCTGATGAGTCGGATGTTCGCACTGCACTCCTAACGCTCGCCTCTGAGCTTGGCGTAGACATCGCGTTTCAGCGTGACGACATCTATCGTCGAAATCGCCGCTTAGTGGTGTTCGATATGGATTCAACATTGATAGAAGCTGAAGTTATCGATGAGCTTGCGAAAGAGGCGGGAGTTGGTGAGCAGGTCTCTGAGATCACGGAGTCTGCTATGCGTGGTGAGATCGATTTTAATGAGAGCTTCAAACGTCGGGTTGCACTTCTGAAGGGGCTTGATGAGTCCGTCTTAGAGCGCGTTGCAGCGCGTTTAAAGATGACCGAGGGTGCAGAGCGTCTTGTCAGTCAATTGAAGCGTACAGGCTATAAGACAGCGATTCTATCGGGCGGCTTTACCTATTTTGCTAAATACCTACAAAGCCGTTTGGGTTTTGATTACATCTACGCAAACGAGCTAGATATTCAAGATGGTAAGGTGACTGGTGAAGTTGTGGGTACCGTCGTAAATGGTGAGCGTAAAGCTGAGCTATTACGAGATATTGCGCAGCGTGAAGGGCTCTGTCTTGAACAGACCATTGCCGTAGGCGATGGTGCAAATGATCTACCGATGCTATCGATTGCCGGCCTCGGAATCGCATTCCGTGCTAAACCACTTGTCCGTGAAAATGCAAAGCAGTCAATTAGTACGCTGGGACTTGATGGGATTTTGTATCTTATTGGGTTCCGAGATCGGGATGTGTGA